The Raphanus sativus cultivar WK10039 chromosome 2, ASM80110v3, whole genome shotgun sequence DNA segment ACGTGGCATCATTATGGTCTCTTTATTTCTTGAACTTCCCTCTCTTTTCTTTCCATCATATACATTGTTCATCTCTTGTTATGTTCTTTTTTACCGCGAAATCGCTACCACGGCAGCTAGAAGCGGCGGAACGACGGAGATATTCGGTAAGAGAATATCAGCACCGTCTAAATGGTGATCTTCGCTGTAATTAAGGAACCGGTCGACGGCGAGTGCGCTAGGGCGAGCCACCATGTTCTCCCAAGCATCGTCAGCTTCTTCTCCTCGCCAGAGAAAAACCTCCGTCGCGTCTAGGCGGTGCATATTCCACTTCCACTGCTTGTAAAGCCTCTGAATCTTCTGATACTGGCGAGACGCAAGCGTACAATTGCTATCCTTTATTTTCTTGATCGCCGTCTCAAGAAGCTTCTCCGTTGTCTGCGCCGGATAATTTAGCAGCTCTGCTCGGAGAAACTCGTCTAGCTCAGGAAATCCGATCGCTTTACGGATTCCGGAGGAGTAATCCGAGGACGAGGGATCGAAGATGCGGCGAACCTCGTCGACGAGTCCCATCTCAACCATTTTATCAACTCGCTCCGAGACAAACGAGTGTAAAACCGGTTTATCGACATCAACCCACAAGAAGCAACAATTGTACCTTAACCGGAAGTCAACGCAGTTGTTGACCAAAGCCTCTATGTAAGAATTAGAACCGCCGGCTATGATCGGTACACGGTCTCTCTCCACGATTGATTTAACGGCTCTGATTGCTTCCCGCTGAAAATCCTCCGCCGTGAAATCGTCGTGAGTGTTTTCCACGGTGCCAAGGAGGTGGTGAGGGACGCCTTGGCTTTCATCCGGAGTGACTTTGTTTGTCACTATGTCAAGACCTTTGTAGACTTGGATCTTGTCGGAGTTTACAATCTCCGCCGGAAAACGAGTGGCAAGGTCGATGGCCAGACGGGATTTACCGGTTCCGGTGGCTCCCATGACGAAAACCACCTTGTCTTTACGCCGGAAAAAGGGAACGTCGACCATGTTTAGACCGGTGGATATCTCGTTGAAGTTCAACAATGGT contains these protein-coding regions:
- the LOC108840120 gene encoding adenylate isopentenyltransferase 5, chloroplastic-like, encoding MKPCMTALRQAIPPLLNFNEISTGLNMVDVPFFRRKDKVVFVMGATGTGKSRLAIDLATRFPAEIVNSDKIQVYKGLDIVTNKVTPDESQGVPHHLLGTVENTHDDFTAEDFQREAIRAVKSIVERDRVPIIAGGSNSYIEALVNNCVDFRLRYNCCFLWVDVDKPVLHSFVSERVDKMVEMGLVDEVRRIFDPSSSDYSSGIRKAIGFPELDEFLRAELLNYPAQTTEKLLETAIKKIKDSNCTLASRQYQKIQRLYKQWKWNMHRLDATEVFLWRGEEADDAWENMVARPSALAVDRFLNYSEDHHLDGADILLPNISVVPPLLAAVVAISR